In Streptantibioticus cattleyicolor NRRL 8057 = DSM 46488, a genomic segment contains:
- a CDS encoding sensor histidine kinase gives MRFRGKSIRRKIVALLLVPLVSLVAIWAFAAWITSRGVFALFDVERVTDKIGYPVENAIEALAEERKAALVRLADPHRPGSLRDLRTAEQATDKAVGVVRDNSRNADLRNRLDAASLHRLDGLVAQAADLETVRRKVDDGQIATTAAFTAYNDEIDPYYSFFHGLNPLQSVALDRQARVLTELSRGREAAAREDAVYSAGLAAGRLTHAQQLQFADAVAQRRLLFDTYPQLLPASDSRLFDDYWNSATGRALRSAEDRIVGADVDAHPEPGSSDGLVVSAGDWQATAGSVLGDLASLDRQAAENYKGRVTPFAVGVLVKAGVAGGFGLLAVLVSVVVSLRTGRSLARDLSALRKEAQEASGTRLPRVMRRLAAGEEVDVDTEVPRLEYPEDEMGAVGRALNTLQRAAVEAAVRQADLRRGISDVFVNLARRNQVLLHRQLTLLDTMERRTEDARELADLFKLDHMTTRMRRHAEGLVILSGAAPSRQWRKPVPLMDVVRAAVAEVEDYERVEVRRLPRIGVAGPAVADITHLVAELIENATVFSPPHTTVQVHGERVANGFVLEIDDRGLGLTPDALLDANLRLAETPEFELSDTDRLGLFVVSRLAQRQGVRVSLRESPYGGTTAVVLIPTALLTEGIGDSDTGEQRAPAAVARQAVREPAGDRGLPDEIELPVTDGGGDEAFREWGLVAEAPCEEVPARTRRFEIAEQRADRLGLAPATDRSARPEGPEPSARPDAPVPLPRRRHAPVLVADNGRTVDGVRRTTAPGGDAAGREQRPAPQATPGGLPRRIRQASLAPQLRADDTTRTRTATPGAAAPATDDRDADEVRSRMASLQRGWQRGREEADDLTVPDRPTGPGGDDTGTTSEGDGR, from the coding sequence ATGCGCTTTCGCGGGAAGTCGATCCGTCGGAAGATCGTGGCGCTGCTGCTGGTGCCGTTGGTGTCCCTCGTCGCGATCTGGGCGTTCGCGGCCTGGATCACCAGCCGCGGGGTGTTCGCCCTCTTCGACGTCGAGCGGGTGACCGACAAGATCGGGTACCCGGTCGAGAACGCCATCGAGGCGCTCGCCGAGGAGCGCAAGGCCGCCCTGGTCCGGCTGGCCGATCCGCACCGGCCGGGCTCCCTGCGCGACCTGCGCACCGCCGAGCAGGCCACCGACAAGGCGGTCGGCGTGGTCCGCGACAACAGCCGCAACGCCGATCTGCGCAACCGGCTCGACGCCGCCTCGCTGCACCGGCTCGACGGACTGGTCGCGCAGGCCGCAGACCTGGAGACGGTGCGCCGCAAGGTGGACGACGGCCAGATCGCCACCACCGCCGCGTTCACCGCCTACAACGACGAGATCGACCCGTACTACAGCTTCTTCCACGGCCTCAACCCGCTGCAGAGCGTGGCCCTGGACCGCCAGGCCCGGGTGCTCACCGAGCTGTCCCGGGGCCGGGAGGCGGCGGCCCGGGAGGACGCGGTCTACTCGGCGGGGCTGGCCGCCGGCCGCCTCACCCACGCCCAGCAGCTCCAGTTCGCCGACGCGGTGGCCCAGCGGCGGCTGCTCTTCGACACCTACCCGCAACTGCTGCCCGCCTCCGACAGCCGGCTCTTCGACGACTACTGGAACTCCGCCACCGGCCGGGCGCTGCGCTCCGCCGAGGACCGGATCGTCGGCGCCGACGTGGACGCCCACCCCGAACCGGGCTCCTCCGACGGCCTGGTGGTCTCGGCCGGCGACTGGCAGGCCACCGCCGGCTCGGTCCTCGGCGACCTGGCGTCGCTGGACCGCCAGGCGGCCGAGAACTACAAGGGCCGGGTGACCCCGTTCGCCGTCGGGGTGCTGGTCAAGGCGGGTGTCGCGGGCGGTTTCGGACTGCTGGCCGTGCTCGTCTCGGTGGTCGTCTCGCTGCGTACCGGCCGCTCCCTCGCCCGCGACCTGTCCGCGCTGCGCAAGGAGGCCCAGGAGGCGTCCGGCACCCGGCTGCCCCGCGTGATGCGCCGGCTCGCCGCGGGCGAGGAGGTGGACGTCGACACCGAGGTGCCGCGCCTGGAGTACCCGGAGGACGAGATGGGCGCGGTGGGCCGGGCCCTCAACACCCTCCAGCGCGCCGCAGTCGAGGCCGCGGTGCGCCAGGCCGACCTGCGGCGCGGCATCTCCGACGTCTTCGTCAACCTCGCCCGCCGCAACCAGGTGCTGCTCCACCGCCAGCTCACCCTGCTGGACACCATGGAACGGCGCACCGAGGACGCCCGGGAGCTCGCCGACCTGTTCAAGCTGGACCACATGACCACCCGCATGCGTCGGCACGCCGAGGGCCTGGTCATCCTCTCCGGCGCCGCCCCCTCCCGGCAGTGGCGCAAACCCGTGCCGCTGATGGACGTGGTGCGCGCGGCCGTCGCCGAGGTGGAGGACTACGAACGCGTCGAGGTGCGCCGCCTGCCGAGGATCGGCGTGGCCGGCCCCGCGGTCGCCGACATCACCCACCTGGTGGCCGAACTCATCGAGAACGCCACCGTCTTCTCACCCCCGCACACCACCGTCCAGGTGCACGGCGAACGGGTGGCCAACGGCTTCGTGCTGGAGATCGACGACCGGGGCCTCGGGCTCACCCCCGACGCGCTGCTCGACGCCAACCTGCGGCTCGCCGAGACACCGGAGTTCGAACTCTCCGACACCGACCGCCTCGGCCTCTTCGTGGTCAGCCGCCTCGCCCAGCGCCAGGGCGTACGCGTCTCGCTGCGCGAATCCCCGTACGGCGGCACCACCGCGGTGGTGCTCATCCCCACCGCCCTGCTCACCGAGGGCATCGGGGACTCCGACACCGGGGAGCAGCGGGCTCCCGCCGCCGTCGCCCGCCAGGCCGTCCGGGAACCGGCCGGTGACCGCGGGCTGCCGGACGAGATCGAGCTGCCGGTGACGGACGGCGGCGGCGACGAGGCGTTCCGCGAATGGGGCCTGGTGGCCGAGGCCCCGTGCGAGGAGGTCCCGGCCCGCACCCGCCGCTTCGAAATCGCCGAGCAGCGCGCCGACCGGCTCGGCCTGGCCCCGGCCACCGACCGGTCCGCGCGGCCGGAGGGCCCGGAGCCGTCCGCCCGGCCGGACGCCCCGGTTCCGCTGCCGCGCCGCCGCCACGCCCCCGTCCTCGTCGCCGACAACGGCCGTACGGTCGACGGCGTCCGCCGCACCACCGCCCCGGGCGGGGACGCGGCCGGACGGGAGCAACGGCCCGCGCCCCAGGCCACCCCGGGCGGTCTGCCGCGCCGGATCCGCCAGGCGAGCCTGGCCCCGCAGCTGCGCGCCGACGACACCACCCGGACGCGGACCGCCACGCCGGGCGCCGCCGCACCGGCCACCGACGACCGCGACGCCGATGAAGTACGGTCCCGGATGGCCTCGTTGCAACGCGGCTGGCAACGTGGCCGCGAGGAAGCCGACGACCTCACCGTCCCGGACCGGCCGACCGGTCCGGGCGGCGACGACACAGGAACGACATCGGAGGGGGACGGTCGATGA
- a CDS encoding DNA-binding protein NsdB, with amino-acid sequence MTKEANTRLADLFGLTGWSKGELARMVNRQAAAMGHPQLSTDTSRVRRWIETGETPREPVPKVLATLFTERLGRVVTIEDLGFDRHRRAGGKRTGDDLPWPPERTAAVLTEFTGMDLMLNRRGLVGAGAALTAGSALSGAMYDWLHSDPALAADAPVFDNPLRSGKPAGVTAAGYDRYEAAPVGSAEIEALEHSVDVFRAWDASRGGGLQRKAVVGQLNEVGGMLSFHHPPHLQRRLWGVAANLAVLAGWMSHDVGLEPTAQKYFVIAAHAAREGGDRPRAGEALSRAARQMVHLGRPDDALDLMRLAHSGSGEEALPRTRAMLLTIEAWAQASMGRGQAMRRTLGQAEDLFVSDRGDVPPPSWMQMFDEADLHGMQALAYRTLADHDPAAAVPAQHHARRALELRCAGRDRSKIFDYISMASACFIADDPEQADRYARLALLSIGQTSSHRTWDRLREMYRLTGRYAEHGTIRNLREEIRAALPKRQTTAEV; translated from the coding sequence GTGACCAAGGAAGCCAACACCCGACTCGCCGACCTGTTCGGTCTCACCGGCTGGTCCAAGGGCGAACTCGCGAGGATGGTCAACAGGCAGGCGGCGGCCATGGGCCATCCGCAACTGTCCACCGACACCTCCCGGGTGCGCCGTTGGATCGAGACCGGCGAGACCCCGCGCGAGCCGGTGCCGAAGGTGCTGGCGACCCTGTTCACCGAGCGTCTCGGCCGTGTCGTGACCATCGAGGATCTCGGGTTCGACCGGCACCGGCGCGCGGGAGGGAAGCGAACCGGCGACGACCTGCCCTGGCCACCGGAGCGAACCGCCGCGGTCCTCACCGAATTCACGGGAATGGACCTCATGCTCAACCGACGCGGTCTGGTGGGCGCGGGCGCCGCGCTCACCGCCGGCTCCGCTCTCAGCGGCGCCATGTACGACTGGTTGCACTCCGACCCCGCACTCGCCGCCGACGCCCCCGTCTTCGACAACCCCCTGCGCTCCGGGAAGCCGGCCGGTGTCACCGCCGCCGGCTACGACCGCTACGAGGCGGCACCGGTGGGCTCCGCGGAGATCGAGGCGCTGGAACACTCCGTGGACGTCTTCCGCGCCTGGGACGCCTCCCGGGGCGGCGGACTCCAGCGCAAGGCGGTGGTGGGCCAGCTCAACGAGGTGGGCGGCATGCTCTCCTTCCACCATCCGCCCCACCTCCAGCGGCGGTTGTGGGGGGTGGCGGCCAACCTGGCGGTGCTCGCCGGGTGGATGTCCCACGACGTGGGGCTGGAACCCACCGCCCAGAAGTACTTCGTGATCGCCGCCCACGCCGCGCGGGAGGGCGGCGACCGTCCGCGGGCCGGCGAGGCGCTCTCCCGGGCCGCCCGGCAGATGGTCCATCTCGGCCGCCCCGACGACGCGTTGGACCTGATGCGCCTGGCCCACTCCGGATCCGGCGAGGAGGCGCTGCCGCGGACCCGGGCCATGCTGCTGACCATCGAGGCCTGGGCCCAGGCGTCCATGGGCCGGGGCCAGGCGATGCGCCGCACCCTGGGACAGGCGGAGGACCTCTTCGTCTCCGACCGCGGTGACGTACCGCCGCCGAGCTGGATGCAGATGTTCGACGAGGCCGACCTGCACGGCATGCAGGCGCTGGCCTACCGCACGCTGGCCGACCACGACCCGGCGGCGGCGGTCCCGGCCCAGCACCACGCCCGCCGCGCCCTCGAACTGCGCTGCGCGGGGCGCGACCGGTCCAAGATCTTCGACTACATCTCCATGGCCTCGGCCTGCTTCATCGCCGACGACCCCGAACAAGCCGACCGCTACGCCCGGTTGGCGCTGCTGAGCATCGGCCAGACCTCCTCCCACCGCACCTGGGACCGGCTCCGTGAGATGTACCGGCTCACCGGCCGCTACGCCGAGCACGGCACGATCCGCAACCTGCGGGAGGAGATCCGGGCGGCGCTGCCGAAGAGGCAGACGACGGCGGAGGTGTGA
- a CDS encoding roadblock/LC7 domain-containing protein, with protein sequence MTAPSGPTGELNWLLDDLVDRVASIRKALVLSGDGLATGSSKDLSREDSEHLAAVASGFHSLAKGVGRHFDAGQVRQTMVELEQAFLFVTAAGDGSCLAVLADADSDVGQVAYEMALLVKRVGAHLGTAPRVSG encoded by the coding sequence ATGACCGCACCATCGGGCCCGACGGGCGAGCTCAACTGGCTGCTGGACGATCTGGTCGACCGGGTGGCCAGCATCCGCAAGGCACTCGTGCTCTCCGGGGACGGGCTGGCCACCGGCTCCTCCAAGGATCTGTCCCGTGAGGACTCCGAGCACCTGGCGGCGGTGGCCTCCGGGTTCCACAGCCTCGCCAAGGGCGTCGGCCGGCACTTCGACGCCGGCCAGGTCCGGCAGACCATGGTCGAGCTGGAGCAGGCGTTCCTCTTCGTCACCGCGGCCGGGGACGGCAGCTGCCTGGCCGTGCTCGCCGACGCCGACTCCGACGTCGGCCAGGTCGCCTACGAGATGGCGCTGCTGGTCAAGCGGGTCGGCGCCCACCTGGGCACGGCGCCC
- a CDS encoding hydantoinase B/oxoprolinase family protein yields the protein MAGRWEFWVDRGGTFTDVVGRRPDGRVVTAKLLSADPGRGQDAAVAGIRRLLGVAPGEPVPARRVAVVKMGTTVATNALLERTGEPTVLVVTEGFRDALRIAYQNRPRLFDRRIVLPEALYERVIEVPGRIGADGREIRPLDLAAAEEALRAAHRDGLRSAAVVLLHGYRCPGPERALGELAARVGFSQVSCSHEVSPLIKLVPRGDTTVVDAYLSPVLHRYVAGIAAELPGVRLLFMQSNGGLRQAARFRGKDAVLSGPAGGVVGMARSCERAGHHRVIGFDMGGTSTDVSHYAGEFERTLHTEVAGVRMTAPMMNIHTVAAGGGSVLHFDGRRYRVGPDSAGADPGPACYRRGGPLTVTDANVMLGRVQPAHFPAVFGPGGDQPLDAATVRRRFTELAARAAEATGDDRGPEQVAAGFLGIAVLNMANAVKKISVRRGHDVTRYALAAFGGAGGQHACAVADALGIGTVVVPPLAGVLSAYGIGVAEATALRERSVETALTDDALPAVRDACAALAERARDDLLADGVPGATVTTTARVHLRYAGTDSAIPVALGDAAGMAEEFARAHRARYSFTMDRPLIAGTVSVEAVGSVGAAEPGPAPPGPAPPPSRPADPAATVPMYTEDRVRDVPLYRRDALRPGDTVTGPAIVAEADATTVVDPGWRAVVRPEGHLVLTRTRPRPAAADAGTGADPVRLEVFNSLFMAVAEQMGVTLENTAHSVNIKERLDFSCALFDPGGNLVANAPHIPVHLGSMGETIKEVLRRNAGTLRPGDVHAVNDPYHGGTHLPDITVVTPVFDDRGERLLFLVASRGHHAEIGGVSPGSMPALSRDIHEEGVLFDNWPLVRDGRLREAETRALLTRGPHPSRAPDANLADLRAQIAANEQGIRELRGVIDQFGLDVVESYMRHVQDNAEESVRRVIAALHDGSARYVTDGGAVIQVAVRVDRRRRHAVLDFTGTSPQRPDNTNAPTSVVLAAVLYVFRTLIEEDIPLNGGCLRPLSVRVPEGCMLAPRHPAATVAGNVETSQAVTGALYAALGTQAEGSGTMNNVAFGDDRVQYYETVASGSGAGDGFHGADAVQTHMTNSRLTDPEVLESRYPVRVEEFSVRRASGGRGRWHGGCGVVRRIRFLEPMTVALLTGHRRVPPYGMAGGCPGALGENAMERADGTVEPLPGVTVTTARPGDVLVVRTPGGGGYGPPADR from the coding sequence GTGGCCGGGCGGTGGGAGTTCTGGGTCGACCGGGGCGGCACGTTCACCGATGTGGTGGGCAGGCGGCCGGACGGGCGGGTGGTCACGGCCAAGTTGCTCTCCGCGGATCCCGGGCGAGGGCAGGACGCCGCCGTGGCGGGGATCCGGCGGTTGCTGGGGGTGGCGCCGGGCGAGCCGGTGCCGGCGCGGCGTGTCGCGGTCGTCAAGATGGGCACCACCGTGGCCACCAACGCGCTGCTGGAACGCACCGGTGAACCCACCGTCCTGGTGGTCACCGAGGGCTTCCGGGACGCGCTGCGGATCGCCTACCAGAACCGGCCGCGCCTCTTCGACCGCCGCATCGTCCTCCCCGAGGCGCTCTACGAGCGGGTGATCGAGGTCCCCGGCCGGATCGGCGCGGACGGCCGCGAGATCCGTCCGCTCGACCTCGCCGCCGCCGAGGAGGCACTGCGCGCCGCCCACCGCGACGGCCTGCGCAGCGCGGCGGTGGTCCTGCTGCACGGCTACCGCTGTCCCGGACCCGAACGCGCCCTCGGCGAGCTCGCGGCCCGCGTCGGCTTCTCCCAGGTCAGCTGCTCCCACGAGGTCAGCCCGCTGATCAAGCTCGTGCCGCGCGGCGACACCACGGTGGTGGACGCCTACCTCTCCCCGGTGCTGCACCGCTACGTGGCCGGCATCGCCGCCGAACTGCCGGGCGTACGGCTGCTGTTCATGCAGTCCAACGGCGGGCTGCGGCAGGCCGCCCGGTTCCGCGGCAAGGACGCCGTGCTCTCCGGCCCGGCCGGCGGGGTGGTCGGGATGGCCCGCAGCTGCGAACGGGCCGGCCACCACCGCGTCATCGGCTTCGACATGGGCGGCACCTCCACCGACGTCTCCCACTACGCCGGGGAGTTCGAACGGACCCTGCACACCGAGGTGGCCGGGGTGCGGATGACGGCGCCGATGATGAACATCCACACCGTGGCGGCCGGCGGCGGCTCGGTGCTCCACTTCGACGGGCGCCGCTACCGGGTCGGCCCCGACTCGGCCGGCGCCGATCCCGGCCCCGCCTGCTACCGCCGCGGCGGCCCGCTGACCGTCACCGACGCCAACGTCATGCTCGGCCGCGTCCAGCCCGCGCACTTCCCCGCCGTCTTCGGCCCCGGCGGCGACCAGCCGCTGGACGCGGCCACCGTACGGCGGCGCTTCACCGAACTGGCCGCCCGCGCCGCCGAGGCCACCGGCGACGACCGCGGCCCCGAACAGGTGGCGGCCGGCTTCCTCGGCATCGCCGTGCTCAACATGGCCAACGCCGTCAAGAAGATCTCCGTACGGCGCGGCCACGACGTCACCCGTTACGCCCTCGCCGCGTTCGGCGGCGCCGGCGGCCAGCACGCCTGCGCGGTGGCCGACGCGCTCGGCATCGGCACCGTCGTCGTCCCGCCCCTGGCCGGCGTGCTCTCCGCCTACGGCATCGGCGTGGCCGAGGCCACCGCGCTGCGCGAGCGCTCGGTGGAGACCGCGCTCACCGACGACGCCCTCCCCGCGGTCCGGGACGCCTGCGCCGCTCTCGCCGAACGCGCCCGGGACGACCTCCTCGCCGACGGCGTACCCGGCGCCACCGTCACCACCACCGCCCGGGTCCACCTGCGCTACGCCGGCACCGACTCCGCGATCCCGGTCGCCCTCGGCGACGCGGCCGGGATGGCCGAGGAGTTCGCCCGCGCCCATCGTGCCCGCTACTCCTTCACCATGGACCGCCCGCTGATCGCCGGGACGGTCTCGGTGGAGGCGGTCGGCTCGGTCGGCGCAGCCGAGCCCGGGCCCGCCCCGCCCGGCCCCGCGCCGCCCCCGTCCCGTCCGGCGGACCCGGCCGCCACCGTCCCGATGTACACCGAGGACCGCGTGCGGGACGTCCCGCTGTACCGACGCGACGCGCTGCGCCCCGGCGACACCGTCACCGGCCCCGCCATCGTCGCCGAGGCCGACGCCACCACCGTCGTCGACCCCGGCTGGCGGGCCGTGGTCCGCCCCGAGGGCCATCTGGTGCTCACCCGTACCCGGCCCCGGCCGGCCGCCGCCGACGCGGGCACCGGCGCCGACCCGGTGCGGCTGGAGGTCTTCAACAGCCTGTTCATGGCGGTCGCCGAGCAGATGGGGGTGACCCTGGAGAACACCGCCCACTCGGTCAACATCAAGGAACGCCTCGACTTCTCCTGCGCCCTGTTCGACCCCGGCGGCAACCTCGTCGCCAACGCCCCGCACATCCCCGTCCACCTCGGCTCGATGGGCGAGACGATCAAGGAGGTGCTGCGCCGGAACGCCGGGACCCTGCGCCCCGGGGACGTCCACGCCGTCAACGACCCGTACCACGGCGGCACCCACCTGCCCGACATCACCGTGGTCACCCCGGTCTTCGACGACCGCGGCGAACGGCTGCTGTTCCTGGTCGCCTCACGCGGCCACCACGCCGAGATCGGCGGTGTCTCACCCGGCTCCATGCCCGCCCTCAGCCGCGACATCCACGAAGAGGGCGTGCTCTTCGACAACTGGCCGCTGGTCCGCGACGGACGGCTGCGCGAGGCGGAGACCCGAGCCCTGCTCACCCGCGGCCCCCACCCCTCCCGCGCCCCCGACGCCAACCTCGCCGACCTGCGCGCCCAGATCGCCGCCAACGAGCAGGGCATCCGCGAACTGCGCGGCGTCATCGACCAGTTCGGCCTGGACGTGGTCGAGTCCTACATGCGCCACGTCCAGGACAACGCCGAGGAGTCGGTGCGCCGCGTCATCGCCGCCCTCCACGACGGCTCCGCCCGCTACGTCACCGACGGCGGAGCCGTCATCCAGGTCGCCGTCCGCGTCGACCGGCGGCGCCGGCACGCCGTCCTCGACTTCACCGGCACCTCGCCGCAGCGCCCGGACAACACCAACGCGCCGACCTCCGTGGTGCTCGCCGCCGTGCTCTACGTCTTCCGCACCCTGATCGAGGAGGACATCCCGCTCAACGGCGGCTGCCTGCGCCCGCTTTCGGTGCGCGTCCCGGAAGGCTGCATGCTCGCCCCGCGCCACCCCGCCGCCACCGTGGCCGGCAACGTGGAGACCTCCCAGGCGGTCACCGGCGCCCTGTACGCCGCGCTCGGGACGCAGGCGGAAGGGTCGGGCACCATGAACAACGTGGCCTTCGGCGACGACCGGGTGCAGTACTACGAGACCGTGGCCTCCGGATCCGGCGCCGGTGACGGCTTCCACGGCGCCGACGCGGTGCAGACCCACATGACCAACTCCCGGCTGACCGACCCCGAGGTGCTGGAGTCGCGCTACCCGGTGCGCGTCGAGGAGTTCTCGGTGCGCCGCGCCAGCGGCGGACGCGGACGCTGGCACGGCGGCTGCGGGGTGGTGCGCCGCATCCGCTTCCTGGAGCCGATGACGGTCGCGCTGCTCACCGGCCACCGCCGCGTCCCGCCCTACGGCATGGCCGGCGGCTGCCCCGGCGCGCTCGGCGAGAACGCGATGGAACGCGCCGACGGCACCGTCGAACCCCTTCCCGGCGTCACCGTCACCACCGCCCGCCCCGGCGACGTCCTCGTCGTCCGCACCCCGGGCGGCGGCGGATACGGACCGCCCGCCGACCGCTGA
- a CDS encoding aminoglycoside phosphotransferase family protein, translating into MYSASSSVSVRTRPAVPGGTGLAARPRPGTAEPFLDPVQAAAAGRFPGRPRGVPMGAPHPLSGRLDLSGPQGAQVRTAVTAVQRICPEFAPAQVLRRGSRAVLLVGTAGRTPAVAKCLVDQSPAWVDRFQQEITAYRAFVRHRPPVRVPRLIAADPDSRVLVLERVPGRVVAVQRHPSEAPPRADARAALGAFHRINQWQPPAGVFDAPVDYARRISRYHELGLLTDRDLGDLEKLLRGLAHVQGQFCHGDALLSGVLLSPTGPVLVDWEHAGWYLPGYDLAMLWTALGEDPVTRRQISQLAQAGGTLVRDSFLVNLMLVVTREIRTLESAVQRSMHSSAPVGQAAAEAGEEQRLLLRRLHDDCGMARRAVRAAVGTR; encoded by the coding sequence ATGTACTCAGCATCGTCCTCCGTGTCCGTCCGAACCCGCCCCGCCGTGCCGGGGGGGACGGGTCTCGCCGCCCGGCCGCGGCCCGGCACCGCCGAGCCGTTCCTCGACCCCGTGCAGGCGGCAGCCGCCGGCCGGTTCCCGGGACGGCCGCGGGGGGTGCCGATGGGGGCGCCGCACCCGCTCAGCGGCCGGCTCGACCTGTCCGGGCCGCAGGGCGCGCAGGTGCGTACCGCGGTCACCGCGGTCCAGCGGATCTGCCCGGAGTTCGCCCCGGCCCAGGTGCTGCGCCGGGGCAGCCGCGCGGTGCTGCTGGTCGGCACGGCGGGGCGGACGCCCGCGGTGGCCAAGTGCCTGGTGGACCAGTCGCCGGCCTGGGTCGACCGCTTCCAGCAGGAAATAACGGCATACCGGGCGTTCGTCCGGCACCGTCCGCCGGTCCGGGTGCCCCGGCTGATCGCGGCCGACCCGGACAGCCGCGTCCTGGTGCTGGAACGGGTGCCCGGCCGGGTCGTGGCGGTGCAGCGCCATCCGTCGGAGGCGCCGCCCCGGGCGGACGCGCGGGCGGCGCTGGGGGCGTTCCACCGGATCAATCAATGGCAGCCGCCCGCCGGGGTGTTCGACGCCCCGGTCGACTACGCGCGGCGCATCTCGCGCTACCACGAACTCGGTCTGCTCACCGACCGCGACCTGGGCGACCTGGAGAAGCTGCTGCGCGGACTCGCCCATGTGCAGGGGCAGTTCTGCCACGGGGACGCGCTGCTGAGCGGCGTGCTGCTGTCGCCCACCGGTCCGGTGCTGGTCGACTGGGAGCACGCCGGCTGGTATCTGCCCGGGTACGACCTGGCGATGCTGTGGACGGCGCTGGGCGAGGACCCGGTGACGCGGCGGCAGATCAGCCAGCTGGCCCAGGCCGGCGGCACCCTGGTGCGTGACTCCTTCCTGGTGAATTTGATGCTGGTCGTGACCCGGGAGATCAGGACCTTGGAGTCCGCTGTGCAACGGTCGATGCACAGCAGCGCACCCGTCGGCCAAGCAGCCGCCGAGGCCGGCGAGGAACAGCGGCTGCTGCTGCGCCGCCTGCACGACGACTGCGGGATGGCGCGGCGTGCGGTTCGCGCGGCGGTCGGCACCCGCTGA
- a CDS encoding PP2C family protein-serine/threonine phosphatase: MPSHLHADHSASPSPDPGAVDALISQARSLRGQVDAVRRGAPEEDDPRGRWQRALYDLAVHHLDDLGAHLDRLKQQLHEEAAPQPGTAYPPLPRADGDGAQALDDAPHPPAADVPSCPAGSAEWNLLTDGVTWSDEVYRIFGRAPADGPLTLDELPSWLLPEDQRLLTEMVTACLVDGKPIDGEVRIRRPDGSVRTIHLTGEPVLDDEGATASLWAVLRDVSELRRSQQRLREREETLWRREQAAQAERRLTVEFQETVLPPGRGPLRLPPGQDGPGLDVAAHYLPSATGALIGGDWYDALHLPDGATLLTVGDLTGHGVAATSGMAMLLGALRGMAVAGLAPGPLLARLNDLLDRSPQPVLGSALCCRYDAERRLLTWAQAGHPAPLLFRDGTGRRLTPPDGMLLGATTEAGYGEATEALRTGDLLVLHTDGLLPRPAAATEDGHGTPRELLALAPYFAQGHDARSCVRAIVEEVGAPRRDDDACVLVARIG, translated from the coding sequence ATGCCGTCCCACCTGCATGCGGACCATTCCGCCTCGCCCTCCCCGGATCCCGGTGCGGTGGACGCGCTCATCTCGCAGGCCCGCTCGCTGCGCGGCCAGGTCGACGCGGTACGCAGGGGGGCCCCGGAGGAGGACGACCCGCGCGGACGCTGGCAGCGCGCCCTGTACGACCTGGCCGTGCACCACCTCGACGACCTCGGCGCTCACCTCGACCGGCTCAAGCAGCAGCTGCACGAGGAGGCCGCCCCGCAGCCGGGCACCGCCTACCCGCCGCTCCCCCGGGCCGACGGCGACGGCGCGCAGGCCCTGGACGACGCCCCGCACCCCCCGGCCGCCGACGTCCCCTCCTGCCCGGCCGGCAGCGCCGAGTGGAACCTGCTCACCGACGGCGTCACCTGGTCCGACGAGGTCTACCGGATCTTCGGCCGGGCCCCCGCCGACGGCCCGCTCACCCTGGACGAACTCCCCTCCTGGCTGCTCCCGGAGGACCAGCGGCTGCTGACCGAGATGGTCACCGCCTGCCTGGTCGACGGCAAACCGATCGACGGCGAGGTGCGCATCCGCCGCCCGGACGGCTCGGTCCGCACCATCCACCTCACCGGCGAGCCGGTCCTCGACGACGAGGGCGCCACCGCCTCGCTGTGGGCCGTACTGCGCGACGTGAGCGAACTGCGCCGCAGCCAGCAGCGGTTGCGCGAGCGTGAGGAAACCCTGTGGCGCCGGGAGCAGGCCGCCCAGGCCGAGCGCCGGCTCACCGTGGAGTTCCAGGAGACCGTGCTGCCGCCCGGACGCGGTCCCCTGCGGCTGCCGCCCGGCCAGGACGGCCCCGGGCTCGACGTGGCCGCCCACTACCTGCCCAGCGCCACCGGCGCCCTCATCGGCGGCGACTGGTACGACGCCCTCCATCTGCCGGACGGCGCCACGCTGCTCACCGTCGGCGACCTGACCGGCCACGGGGTCGCCGCCACCTCCGGCATGGCGATGCTGCTCGGCGCGCTGCGCGGCATGGCGGTCGCCGGCCTCGCCCCGGGCCCGTTGCTCGCCCGCCTCAACGACCTGCTCGACCGCTCCCCCCAGCCGGTCCTCGGCAGCGCGCTGTGCTGCCGTTACGATGCCGAACGCCGGCTGCTCACCTGGGCGCAGGCCGGCCACCCCGCCCCGCTGCTCTTCCGCGACGGGACGGGGCGCAGGCTGACGCCACCGGACGGCATGCTGCTCGGCGCCACCACGGAGGCCGGGTACGGCGAGGCCACCGAGGCCCTGCGCACCGGTGACCTGCTGGTGCTGCACACCGACGGGCTGCTGCCACGGCCGGCGGCGGCCACCGAGGACGGCCACGGCACACCACGCGAACTGCTCGCGCTGGCACCGTACTTCGCCCAGGGGCACGACGCCCGCAGCTGCGTCCGCGCCATCGTGGAGGAGGTGGGGGCACCACGGCGTGACGACGACGCCTGTGTGCTCGTCGCCCGGATCGGGTGA